In the Kitasatospora terrestris genome, one interval contains:
- a CDS encoding MinD/ParA family protein, with protein MSSDRDGVYVGDNAAEDDDDWSDAPDYTPPSWYTQSTDPAPGAGTGATAQATAPSAPDATGGDAAAAAQPVAEPAPAPAVESAPVAEAPPAAPVAPVAEAPAATPPVATPPVQQPPVQQAPVQPAPVQQPPVQQQPVQQAPVQQPPVAPQPGPLPPHAEQQPYPPQAWPPGPQPGPHQQPPVAPQPGPQQVPPPGPHQQQPPVQQQPVPPYQQHPQQGQQWGPPPPQQPGPPQVPQPQQPGPHAQPPVADPRQGGWPQPPAYPQQGAAQASAAFQAAPPQTAHGAALGYTAAVELSSDRLLRGQPKAQRQQPRFQFGGKGAQADRARKLELIRQPVMSCYRIAVISLKGGVGKTTTTTSLGATLASERQDKVIAIDANPDAGTLGRRIKRQTGATIRDLVTAIPRLRSYMDVRQFTSQDPHSGLEIVANDVDPAVSTTFDDSDYRKVVEVIGQHYPIILTDSGTGLLYSAMRGVLDLADQLIVVATPSVDGASSASTTLDWLSAHGYADLVQRSITVVSGVRETSKMIKVEDIVAHFQTRCRGVVVVPFDESLAAGAEVNLAMMRPKVRDAYFELAALVGEDIVRAQQAAGGWQGQQQGGYQQPPQQQGWQQQPPYPQQPGYPQQGQPQQGQPPYPQQPGYPQQGQPWGQQPGYGYPPPQQ; from the coding sequence GTGAGCAGCGATCGGGACGGCGTCTACGTCGGCGACAACGCGGCGGAGGACGACGACGACTGGTCGGACGCCCCGGACTACACGCCTCCGTCCTGGTACACGCAGAGCACGGACCCGGCACCGGGCGCCGGCACGGGTGCGACGGCACAGGCCACGGCCCCGTCCGCGCCGGACGCGACGGGCGGTGACGCCGCGGCGGCCGCCCAGCCCGTGGCGGAGCCTGCCCCGGCCCCGGCCGTCGAGTCCGCACCGGTGGCCGAGGCTCCGCCCGCCGCCCCGGTGGCGCCGGTCGCCGAGGCCCCGGCGGCCACCCCGCCGGTCGCCACCCCGCCGGTGCAGCAGCCCCCCGTCCAGCAGGCCCCCGTCCAGCCCGCTCCGGTGCAGCAGCCGCCCGTCCAGCAGCAGCCGGTCCAGCAGGCCCCCGTGCAGCAGCCGCCGGTCGCGCCGCAGCCCGGACCGCTGCCGCCGCACGCCGAGCAGCAGCCGTACCCGCCGCAGGCGTGGCCGCCGGGCCCGCAGCCCGGACCGCACCAGCAGCCGCCGGTCGCGCCGCAGCCGGGCCCCCAGCAGGTCCCGCCGCCGGGTCCGCACCAGCAGCAGCCGCCGGTGCAGCAGCAGCCCGTGCCGCCGTACCAGCAGCACCCGCAGCAGGGCCAGCAGTGGGGGCCGCCCCCGCCGCAGCAGCCCGGTCCGCCACAGGTCCCGCAGCCGCAGCAGCCCGGTCCGCACGCCCAGCCGCCGGTCGCCGACCCGCGCCAGGGCGGCTGGCCGCAGCCGCCCGCGTACCCGCAGCAGGGCGCGGCGCAGGCCTCCGCCGCGTTCCAGGCCGCGCCGCCGCAGACCGCGCACGGTGCCGCGCTCGGCTACACCGCCGCCGTGGAGCTGTCCTCGGACCGCCTGCTGCGCGGCCAGCCGAAGGCGCAGCGCCAGCAGCCGCGCTTCCAGTTCGGCGGCAAGGGCGCGCAGGCCGACCGGGCCCGCAAGCTGGAGCTGATCCGCCAGCCGGTGATGTCCTGCTACCGGATCGCCGTGATCAGCCTCAAGGGCGGCGTCGGCAAGACCACGACCACCACCTCGCTCGGGGCCACCCTGGCCAGCGAGCGCCAGGACAAGGTGATCGCGATCGACGCCAACCCGGACGCCGGCACCCTCGGCCGCCGGATCAAGCGTCAGACCGGCGCGACCATCCGCGACCTGGTGACCGCCATCCCGCGGCTGCGCAGCTACATGGACGTCCGCCAGTTCACCTCGCAGGACCCGCACTCGGGCCTGGAGATCGTCGCCAACGACGTCGACCCGGCCGTCTCCACGACCTTCGACGACTCCGACTACCGCAAGGTGGTCGAGGTGATCGGCCAGCACTACCCGATCATCCTGACCGACTCCGGCACCGGCCTGCTCTACAGCGCCATGCGCGGCGTGCTGGACCTCGCCGACCAGCTGATCGTGGTCGCCACCCCGAGCGTGGACGGCGCCAGCTCCGCCTCGACCACGCTCGACTGGCTCTCCGCGCACGGCTACGCCGACCTGGTGCAGCGCTCGATCACCGTGGTCTCCGGGGTCCGCGAGACCAGCAAGATGATCAAGGTCGAGGACATCGTGGCGCACTTCCAGACCCGCTGCCGCGGCGTCGTGGTGGTGCCCTTCGACGAGAGCCTGGCGGCCGGCGCCGAGGTCAACCTGGCGATGATGCGGCCCAAGGTGCGCGACGCGTACTTCGAGCTCGCCGCGCTGGTCGGCGAGGACATCGTCCGCGCCCAGCAGGCCGCCGGCGGCTGGCAGGGCCAGCAGCAGGGCGGTTACCAGCAGCCCCCGCAGCAGCAGGGGTGGCAGCAGCAGCCCCCGTACCCGCAGCAGCCGGGCTACCCCCAGCAGGGGCAGCCGCAGCAGGGCCAGCCGCCCTACCCGCAGCAGCCGGGCTACCCCCAGCAGGGCCAGCCCTGGGGCCAGCAGCCGGGGTACGGCTACCCGCCGCCGCAGCAGTAG